The Gemmatimonadaceae bacterium genomic sequence GGTCGTGGCGACCGTGCATCCCTCGGCCGTGCTGCGCGCGCCGCCTAACGAGCGCGCACGCGCGGAGCGCGAGTTCTTTGCCGACATGCGCGCCGTGGCGAACGTCATCGGCGCGTCCAACGGACGGTCTCGTTAGGCGAAGAGCGGCGGGACGCCGGCGAGATCCTGCCGCACGAGCTGCGGCGTGTCGCCGGCGCGCCATTGGGGAACGTGGTGCGCCACCCGGTAGAGCACGGGGCCGCCATCATCGGTGGGCGCGCGCTCGATGGGACGCGGCACGCACACGAACACGACGTCCAGCGCGTCCGCAGTCGCACGCACCGTCGCGTACCCGTGGCCGGCGAGATCGACGAACGACAGATGCGGCGCCACGTCCGGGTTGCTCGCCGCGAGCGCGTGCGGAATGTCCCCGCCCTCCCGCAGCACGAGACATGTTTTCACGCCGTGCCGCAGCGCGGCGTTGATGGTCGCGGTGGATCCATCCGGCGTGTTCTGCAAATACAGCCCGCGATATGGATGGTTCTCGGGAATGACGTATTTCGCCGCTTCCGCCAGCCCAGGCGCTGAGATCGATCCCGTGATGAACTCCACACCGACCGGCTGGAACTTCTCGGGCGGCAGATGCGTGGACATGCGACCGGCCGTGAAGGCGTGCCGGTCGCCGGCAAGCGATACGAATCCCGAAATGCCGTTCGACTTCACCGCGTCGAGAATCGCGTTGCGCTCGGTGCGGTACGCGGACCAGTCGTCCTGCGTGATCACCCCGTATCCCGCCGCGGTCCACCGGGCGCCATTCGCGGGCGGCAGGTGCTGCAGATCGGTGCGCCAGTCGAGCGAGCCGATCGAATTGCCCCAGATCTTCCACGGCGCCTGCGATACGCGCAGATGCTCGAGGAACCACGCACGCTGCCGCATGCCGAGGATCGTACCGGGCGGCGAAGCGCGTCGCGGGTTCGGCAGCGAGGTCCCGCCGACGTCGATCGCCGCCGGCGGCGTGCCCTCGTTCGCGTCGCGGCCCGCGTCGAGCACCGTCAACGCGTCCTCGGACTCGAAGAACGGAACGGCATGCTGGCGGAACGGCGCCCACTCGGGCCGGTCGGTCAGCGGCTCCGACCGGTACGACCGGTTGTCGGTCAGCACGAGCTCGACGTGCGCGCCCAACTTGAACGTCCGGTACAGCGTGAGCGCGCCGATCGCCGCGAGGTTCGCCGGGTCCTCGCCCAAACCGTGCGAGTCGAACCGACCTAACGGAGCGTCGCGCACCACCGGCGCCGTGAACGTGTTCATGCCGCCCGGGCCGGACTTCACCACGCGCGCGGGCTGGTAGTCCCACCACGCCTCGGCGGCGGCCACCTTCCGCGTCTGCGCGGGCACGACGCCATGGCCGAAATTCTCCTGGCTCTGCCATCCCTTCCACGAAAACTCGTGGTTGTCCCACATGCAGATGAACGGCCACCGTGCACGCGC encodes the following:
- a CDS encoding alkaline phosphatase D family protein, translated to MTPMNRREALKLAVALGASLAWAPRIPHLAKPSWPERRDLFPQGVASGDPYPDSVMIWTRRPPVGDDIASRLTAQVAEDIAFRSVVAESIVAISEDADWTCRVLAAGLKPRREYWYRFIDDHGNASRVGRTLTAPDEHDTKPLNFAFASCQNVQQGSCNAYRRMIWDDARSALDDRLSFVLHLGDFVYEIVWYPEDRPQGMYDRRIRDIVRYPEGEKHADFHVPTTVHGYRALYRAYLADPDLQDARARWPFICMWDNHEFSWKGWQSQENFGHGVVPAQTRKVAAAEAWWDYQPARVVKSGPGGMNTFTAPVVRDAPLGRFDSHGLGEDPANLAAIGALTLYRTFKLGAHVELVLTDNRSYRSEPLTDRPEWAPFRQHAVPFFESEDALTVLDAGRDANEGTPPAAIDVGGTSLPNPRRASPPGTILGMRQRAWFLEHLRVSQAPWKIWGNSIGSLDWRTDLQHLPPANGARWTAAGYGVITQDDWSAYRTERNAILDAVKSNGISGFVSLAGDRHAFTAGRMSTHLPPEKFQPVGVEFITGSISAPGLAEAAKYVIPENHPYRGLYLQNTPDGSTATINAALRHGVKTCLVLREGGDIPHALAASNPDVAPHLSFVDLAGHGYATVRATADALDVVFVCVPRPIERAPTDDGGPVLYRVAHHVPQWRAGDTPQLVRQDLAGVPPLFA